One Xiphias gladius isolate SHS-SW01 ecotype Sanya breed wild chromosome 13, ASM1685928v1, whole genome shotgun sequence genomic window carries:
- the inha gene encoding inhibin alpha chain: MVSCALLLLCPLWIHSLIQACGGEELSREAVLSWFRERVLEGLRLEEPPVATVQATDVDGAQPGARHRHRRAPRSSRTAWVNHRTSPNKEMFQIIVFPSPDSSCARSDSAPGEKTESQFTYRFQPSANNPETRVTSAHFWFYAGEGATANTSAPLFILTLAQQLFQAAEAPSVMSPDGWTTYHLNQSLLAALSEGPFLLQVRCPICQCHGNEPDKMPFLHLHKQPRGPARSPRHAPVTIPWSPSAIDLLQRPSQERPQQSDCHRAEIEISFEELGWDNWIVHPTALTFYYCHGNCSAWDRTTAMLGIAQCCAPVPGTMRSLRITTTSDGGYSFQYETLPNIIPEECSCI, translated from the exons ATGGTGTCCtgcgctctcctcctcctgtgtccTCTGTGGATCCACAGTCTGATTCAAGCGTGCGGCGGAGAGGAGCTGTCCAGGGAGGCAGTGTTGTCCTGGTTCAGAGAGCGGGTTCTGGAGGGCCTCAGGCTGGAAGAGCCTCCTGTGGCCACGGTGCAGGCTACTGATGTGGACGGGGCACAGCCAGGCGCAAGGCACAGGCATCGGAGGGCCCCCAGGAGTAGCAGGACAGCGTGGGTCAACCATCGAACCAGTCCAAACAAGGAAATGTTTCAAATTATTGTCTTCCCCAGTCCTG ACTCATCCTGTGCCAGGTCTGACTCAGCCCCTGGAGAAAAAACCGAAAGCCAGTTCACTTATCGCTTCCAGCCCTCCGCGAACAACCCGGAGACCCGGGTCACATCTGCCCACTTCTGGTTCTATGCAGGCGAAGGAGCCACAGCCAACACTTCTGCCCCGCTGTTTATTCTCACTTTAGCGCAGCAGCTTTTTCAGGCAGCAGAGGCTCCGTCAGTGATGAGCCCGGACGGCTGGACCACCTACCACCTGAATCAGAGCCTGCTGGCCGCTTTGTCTGAAGGCCCTTTTCTGCTCCAGGTCCGCTGTCCGATCTGTCAGTGCCACGGCAATGAACCGGACAAGATGCCCTTTCTTCACCTCCACAAACAACCTCGTGGTCCAGCCCGTTCACCCCGTCATGCACCAGTAACCATCCCCTGGTCTCCTTCTGCCATCGACCTGCTCCAGCGGCCCTCGCAGGAGAGACCGCAGCAGAGCGACTGCCACCGGGCAGAGATCGAAATCAGCTTTGAGGAGCTGGGCTGGGACAACTGGATTGTCCATCCGACAGCGCTGACTTTCTACTACTGCCACGGAAACTGCTCGGCCTGGGATCGCACCACAGCGATGCTGGGGATCGCTCAGTGCTGCGCTCCGGTCCCGGGGACCATGAGGTCCCTGAGGATCACCACCACGTCCGATGGTGGATACTCATTCCAGTATGAGACTTTGCCCAACATTATACCTGAAGAGTGTTCTTGTATCTGA